The following coding sequences lie in one Leptospira inadai serovar Lyme str. 10 genomic window:
- a CDS encoding class I SAM-dependent methyltransferase, with product MENLYIDPLSMSGELLRLSQQARLLSAAQTPFLARVPLPEKGDFLDIGAGTGAFTSCLVNSYFTDLRVTAVDSSELMLSLGKVGYPQFHWMRADINSLPFEDNSFDFILASYLLIHVRDIRMALREIARVLRPGGKFYTINPDDRSIRGSELLCELVKKHAEVHEGNRYVLDSLRTEAAKVGLSLYSGQTLFVDNQGTESMPVMKYPRFSLGKMIFLTILSYMGQRRETSALYESFRNEYVHKQILIEAEVQLHLYEKIGFTEDQEIS from the coding sequence TTGGAAAATTTATATATAGATCCGCTATCCATGAGCGGAGAATTGTTACGTCTATCGCAGCAGGCCCGATTATTATCCGCCGCACAAACTCCGTTTTTGGCTCGCGTCCCGCTTCCCGAAAAAGGCGATTTTTTAGATATCGGTGCAGGCACAGGAGCGTTCACGTCCTGCTTGGTAAATTCATATTTTACCGACTTACGCGTTACTGCCGTCGATTCCTCCGAATTGATGTTATCCCTGGGTAAAGTAGGATATCCGCAATTTCACTGGATGCGAGCGGATATAAATTCCCTGCCTTTCGAAGATAACTCTTTCGATTTCATATTGGCGTCGTACTTGTTGATCCACGTCCGGGATATTCGGATGGCTCTTCGAGAAATCGCTAGAGTATTAAGACCCGGCGGGAAATTTTATACGATCAATCCCGACGATCGGAGCATACGCGGTTCCGAATTGTTATGCGAATTAGTGAAAAAACATGCGGAAGTTCATGAAGGAAACCGCTATGTGCTGGACTCGCTCAGAACGGAAGCCGCAAAAGTGGGCCTTTCCTTGTATTCGGGGCAGACATTATTCGTCGATAACCAAGGAACCGAATCGATGCCTGTTATGAAATACCCTCGCTTCAGTTTAGGCAAGATGATCTTTTTGACGATACTTTCTTACATGGGGCAAAGAAGGGAAACTTCGGCCCTTTACGAATCCTTTCGAAACGAATATGTGCACAAACAAATTCTTATCGAAGCCGAAGTCCAATTGCATTTGTACGAGAAGATCGGATTCACCGAAGATCAAGAAATTTCATAG
- a CDS encoding OmpP1/FadL family transporter: MKNVLVEKRSPWFLGIPFTFLCGLLGTGSDLLAGSYGDIYGAHPAATGMAGAVTATVNNSSAVFYNVAGLGRLNEADLFMGRMEEGEKEKNPSTELAVPGYNQKDGLFKQGPLPRSSKNYHEVTFLGTYANPTIRTNAPTSQDIKKPHDSFVGLGMTMNLNEMFDTGRTIRFGLNAILPANGNLLVINDQNPTVPRYLQSGTSNERPTIMGGVGVELWKDHLFAGMGFTALAGGSGAILLKDVPISPNPVQANSQVVLTVKPLINPTYGLQFTYGAFSLGVSYKRETYVAIDPIPARAQTILLGMQLDFDLALYDQYNPRVWSYGIGFRPFKRVLFNLDIDRELWSLLKNSRIKANYSDPLNYHDTTDVRFGTEIELTSTMKARAGIGRRPTPVPHYAGTNNWMDNDRTIYSLGFSYLLNGRNFGFLKDKLKNPVIFDVGLQYQRLRWVDVEKYAPTLQNPNYSYGGGIFSVSASVSLFF; encoded by the coding sequence ATGAAAAACGTATTGGTTGAGAAAAGAAGTCCTTGGTTTTTGGGGATACCTTTCACGTTTCTCTGCGGTTTGCTTGGAACTGGTTCCGATCTACTGGCGGGAAGTTACGGCGATATTTACGGAGCTCATCCTGCCGCCACGGGAATGGCAGGGGCCGTAACCGCGACGGTTAATAACTCTTCTGCAGTATTTTATAATGTAGCCGGTTTAGGTCGTTTAAACGAAGCGGATCTCTTTATGGGTCGAATGGAAGAAGGCGAGAAGGAAAAGAATCCCTCCACAGAATTGGCGGTACCTGGGTATAACCAGAAGGATGGATTATTCAAGCAGGGACCCTTACCCAGGTCTTCCAAAAATTATCATGAAGTTACCTTTCTGGGCACGTATGCCAATCCTACGATCCGAACGAACGCTCCGACGAGCCAGGATATCAAGAAACCTCATGATAGCTTTGTCGGTTTAGGAATGACTATGAATTTGAACGAGATGTTCGATACTGGCAGGACGATCCGATTCGGACTCAACGCGATTTTGCCCGCGAACGGCAACTTACTGGTGATCAACGACCAAAATCCGACAGTCCCAAGATATTTACAATCCGGTACAAGCAACGAACGCCCTACCATTATGGGAGGAGTGGGAGTGGAACTTTGGAAGGACCATTTATTTGCAGGAATGGGATTTACGGCTTTAGCCGGAGGCTCCGGCGCAATTCTTTTGAAGGATGTTCCGATCTCACCTAACCCGGTGCAGGCGAATTCCCAGGTCGTGCTCACGGTAAAGCCCTTGATCAATCCTACCTATGGACTTCAATTCACTTACGGGGCATTCAGTTTAGGAGTATCTTATAAAAGGGAAACATACGTGGCGATCGATCCGATTCCAGCCAGGGCCCAAACGATATTATTAGGGATGCAGCTGGATTTCGATCTTGCGCTCTACGATCAGTACAATCCTAGAGTCTGGTCTTACGGGATCGGGTTCCGTCCTTTTAAGCGAGTGCTTTTCAATCTGGATATCGATCGGGAGCTATGGAGTCTTTTGAAAAATTCCCGGATCAAAGCGAATTACTCCGATCCTCTTAACTACCATGATACTACGGATGTTCGGTTCGGAACGGAGATCGAGTTGACTTCGACGATGAAAGCGAGAGCAGGTATCGGAAGGCGTCCCACACCGGTTCCGCATTATGCCGGGACAAATAACTGGATGGATAACGATCGAACGATCTATTCTTTAGGATTCTCTTATTTACTAAACGGACGAAATTTCGGATTCTTAAAGGATAAATTGAAAAATCCGGTCATCTTCGATGTGGGCTTACAGTACCAACGTCTTCGCTGGGTCGATGTGGAAAAATACGCGCCCACTCTTCAGAATCCGAATTATAGTTACGGAGGAGGGATCTTTTCCGTGTCCGCTTCCGTCAGCCTATTTTTTTAG
- a CDS encoding putative Ig domain-containing protein, whose protein sequence is MRKANIFSLLLFLLFTQNVSCVGQDAALLCGAGKIPPCIKNSNPDNLWPLLLGLNQGSAGGGGGFGGSGGGGSSQPITFGSFTPTLTDGNPFSVTPTINGITIANCTVSPALPPGLSLNPTTCTISGTPTAGSPSTTYTLTATDGNGGTATGTVTFRVSSTTAIQVFGQTGNFTTDNANDGGISASSLYGPYRGIIFDSSGGMYVNDQSNNRVLYYPANSTTATKVYGQGGVFTTNTANKGGISADSLRAPDGLALDSSNGLYISDNGNNRILYFPSGTTTATRVYGQGGVFTTGTANKGGRSANSLSGPQGLALDASGGLYVVDSGTSRVLYFPSGSTTATRVYGQNGDFTSNNNYVGVISADSINYPQDLDVDSSGGLYVVDRNAQRVLYFPSGSTTATRVYGQGGSFTTGVQNKGGISANSLSSPECLRWDPFSGGLYIGDYNNSRLLYFPPGSTTATRVYGQGGSFTTAINNNGGISASSMSGPTGIGISPSGGLFIIDGVNNRILSY, encoded by the coding sequence ATGAGAAAAGCGAATATTTTTTCTCTTCTTTTATTTCTTCTTTTTACCCAGAACGTTAGCTGCGTTGGACAAGATGCTGCTTTATTATGCGGGGCGGGTAAAATACCTCCCTGCATAAAGAATTCGAATCCGGACAATCTATGGCCCCTTCTTTTAGGCTTGAATCAGGGATCGGCCGGCGGAGGTGGAGGCTTCGGCGGCAGTGGGGGTGGTGGAAGTTCGCAACCGATTACATTCGGATCCTTTACTCCCACACTGACCGACGGAAATCCTTTTAGCGTAACCCCTACGATCAACGGAATTACGATTGCAAATTGTACAGTAAGTCCAGCACTTCCCCCAGGGTTGTCCTTGAATCCGACCACCTGTACGATCTCCGGGACGCCGACAGCGGGCTCCCCTAGTACCACATATACGCTTACCGCGACGGATGGGAATGGTGGAACGGCCACCGGAACCGTTACGTTCCGGGTCTCCTCTACCACTGCCATACAAGTATTCGGACAAACCGGGAATTTTACCACAGACAACGCAAATGATGGCGGGATTTCCGCAAGTAGTCTATACGGCCCCTACCGTGGTATAATTTTCGATTCCTCCGGCGGAATGTACGTAAACGATCAGTCGAATAATCGTGTGCTATATTATCCGGCGAATAGCACCACCGCGACAAAAGTGTACGGGCAGGGTGGAGTTTTTACTACAAACACGGCAAACAAGGGTGGGATCTCCGCAGATAGTCTGCGCGCACCGGATGGACTGGCATTAGATTCTTCTAATGGGCTGTATATTTCTGATAATGGAAATAATCGAATCCTTTACTTCCCATCCGGCACAACGACTGCAACGAGAGTCTACGGGCAGGGCGGAGTTTTTACTACAGGCACCGCCAATAAGGGAGGGCGAAGTGCGAATAGTCTATCTGGCCCTCAGGGTTTGGCATTGGATGCTTCCGGCGGATTGTACGTCGTCGATTCTGGCACGTCTCGGGTCCTATACTTCCCGTCCGGCAGTACAACTGCAACGAGAGTATACGGGCAAAACGGGGACTTTACTTCAAACAACAACTATGTAGGCGTTATTTCGGCAGATTCCATAAACTACCCGCAAGACCTAGACGTGGATTCTTCCGGCGGATTGTATGTCGTCGATAGGAACGCCCAAAGAGTCCTTTACTTTCCTTCCGGAAGCACAACCGCAACGAGAGTCTATGGACAAGGAGGAAGTTTCACGACTGGAGTACAGAATAAGGGAGGGATTTCCGCGAACAGCTTATCTTCTCCGGAATGCTTACGATGGGATCCGTTCTCCGGAGGGTTGTACATAGGTGATTACAATAACTCTCGCCTTCTCTATTTTCCTCCGGGAAGCACAACCGCAACGAGAGTCTACGGACAAGGAGGAAGTTTCACGACTGCAATAAACAATAACGGCGGAATTTCGGCTTCTAGCATGAGTGGCCCCACCGGGATCGGCATAAGTCCTTCCGGAGGTTTGTTCATCATAGACGGCGTCAATAACAGGATTTTGAGTTACTGA
- a CDS encoding DUF4160 domain-containing protein gives MPTILKIFGYRFHFYSNEGAEPPHIHCRKGNSECKFWLDSVMLSDNKGFKAHEIREIEKLVFEYRDQFLKAYNEFRNQR, from the coding sequence ATGCCTACGATATTAAAGATATTCGGCTACAGATTTCATTTTTATTCGAATGAGGGGGCAGAGCCGCCTCATATTCATTGTAGGAAGGGGAATTCGGAGTGCAAATTCTGGTTAGATAGTGTAATGTTATCTGATAACAAAGGCTTCAAGGCTCACGAAATCCGTGAAATCGAAAAGCTTGTATTTGAATATAGAGACCAATTCTTAAAGGCGTACAATGAGTTCCGTAACCAAAGATAG
- a CDS encoding DUF2442 domain-containing protein, which yields MSSVTKDSILSNVPAIKVWTESRMIYIELSDGRVIGFPADRFKLLKAATESELKEVNLELDGYALRWENLDEDLTVQGILEGRFQLPL from the coding sequence ATGAGTTCCGTAACCAAAGATAGTATTCTCTCCAATGTTCCGGCAATTAAAGTTTGGACAGAAAGTCGCATGATCTACATTGAGCTTTCCGATGGTCGAGTGATCGGTTTTCCCGCTGATCGCTTTAAACTTTTGAAAGCGGCAACGGAATCCGAACTGAAGGAAGTGAATTTAGAGTTGGACGGTTATGCCCTACGATGGGAAAATCTGGATGAAGACTTGACGGTTCAAGGAATTCTCGAAGGTCGTTTTCAGCTTCCTTTATAA
- a CDS encoding AbrB family transcriptional regulator, translating to MIKKLIQHGNSSALIIEKPILELLSITSETSLDIKTDGKSLIITPIDKRLEASLVKINGKHGRTLKRLAE from the coding sequence ATGATTAAAAAACTTATACAACACGGTAATAGTTCAGCTCTTATAATCGAAAAGCCTATCCTTGAGCTTTTGAGTATTACTTCGGAAACTTCATTAGATATTAAGACCGACGGTAAAAGCTTAATAATAACTCCGATAGATAAGAGATTGGAGGCTTCTTTAGTTAAGATTAACGGAAAGCATGGTAGGACATTGAAGCGACTTGCTGAATGA
- a CDS encoding type II toxin-antitoxin system death-on-curing family toxin: protein MSNLHVRYLTLEEVLYIHTNQIDEYGGSHGIRDRGLLESAIAQPLAGFGDKEFHSDLLDKAAAYLFYLCKNHPFMIVTLRNIFLKLPFLKVKT, encoded by the coding sequence ATGAGTAATTTGCACGTTCGATATTTAACTCTCGAAGAAGTTTTATATATTCATACAAATCAGATAGATGAATACGGTGGATCCCATGGAATTCGGGATCGAGGTCTCCTTGAATCCGCGATTGCTCAACCTTTAGCAGGATTTGGGGACAAAGAATTTCATAGCGACCTTTTGGATAAGGCAGCTGCATATCTATTCTATCTTTGCAAAAATCATCCATTTATGATAGTGACATTGAGGAATATTTTTCTAAAATTGCCATTTCTAAAGGTAAAGACTTAA
- a CDS encoding sterol desaturase family protein, with protein sequence MEKINLITIAIPFFFLLIGLELFFSWYKKRGLYRLNDSINDLSAGVSSQIFGIIFKTTIFLAYLWIYKNWRIFDLPAWPSERVSWMPAQDLLGISVETWSVSIVLLVWLTCFVLYDLAYYWNHRLSHEVNFLWAGHVVHHQSEEYNLTVALRQASFHSLFSWVFYLPLALLGFPPIVMILNGELNLIYQFWIHTKAIDKLPSWFEAIFNTPSHHRVHHGINPKYIDKNHGGTLIIFDKWFGTFQKEEEAPVYGTVKPLRSFNPIWANVHYWWEMFELAWKSSRWIDKIKVFLAVPGWRPRELGGQYPIPEVNVKTFKKYDVSLPTGLTAYSLVWFAATVAGTFAMLVKISIIPTNIQYTIFVLSFLSLVSIGGILDLKRWALYMEPARLAILVATAILFGFSKANLAIIGGLAFLSLAWFLLYRQSFSGWKEIDPSKEIQSRTA encoded by the coding sequence ATGGAAAAAATAAACCTTATCACCATCGCAATTCCTTTCTTTTTCCTGTTAATCGGATTGGAACTATTCTTTTCCTGGTACAAGAAACGAGGACTATATCGCTTAAACGACTCGATTAATGATCTGAGTGCGGGAGTCTCGAGTCAAATATTCGGAATCATTTTTAAGACGACGATCTTCCTGGCGTATCTCTGGATATATAAAAATTGGAGGATTTTCGACCTTCCGGCCTGGCCTAGCGAAAGAGTTTCTTGGATGCCAGCTCAGGATCTTCTAGGCATTTCCGTCGAGACCTGGTCGGTGTCCATCGTTCTCCTCGTTTGGCTTACCTGCTTCGTCCTGTACGATCTAGCGTATTACTGGAATCATCGCCTTAGTCACGAGGTCAATTTTCTATGGGCTGGACACGTAGTTCACCATCAGAGCGAAGAATATAACCTAACGGTCGCTTTACGACAGGCCAGCTTCCATTCCCTCTTTTCCTGGGTCTTCTACCTGCCTCTCGCATTATTAGGGTTCCCTCCGATCGTCATGATTTTAAACGGAGAACTGAACTTAATCTACCAGTTTTGGATTCATACAAAAGCGATCGATAAGCTACCTTCCTGGTTCGAAGCGATATTCAATACGCCTTCCCACCATAGAGTGCATCATGGAATCAATCCTAAATACATCGATAAAAACCATGGCGGAACCTTGATCATCTTCGACAAATGGTTCGGCACTTTCCAGAAAGAAGAGGAGGCCCCGGTATATGGAACCGTAAAACCTCTTCGAAGTTTCAACCCGATTTGGGCGAACGTACATTATTGGTGGGAGATGTTCGAGCTTGCCTGGAAATCCTCTCGGTGGATCGACAAAATTAAGGTTTTCCTAGCCGTACCCGGCTGGAGGCCCCGGGAACTGGGCGGACAGTATCCGATTCCCGAAGTGAACGTAAAAACTTTCAAAAAATATGATGTTTCGTTGCCTACCGGATTAACGGCTTACTCTTTGGTTTGGTTCGCGGCAACCGTTGCAGGGACCTTTGCGATGCTCGTAAAAATTTCCATCATTCCGACTAACATTCAATATACGATCTTTGTCCTAAGTTTTCTTTCTTTGGTCTCTATCGGAGGGATCCTGGATTTAAAACGATGGGCGCTTTATATGGAACCCGCGAGACTAGCGATTCTAGTCGCTACGGCAATTCTATTCGGTTTTAGCAAGGCAAATCTTGCGATTATCGGCGGTTTGGCGTTCTTGTCCCTTGCCTGGTTTCTACTCTATAGACAATCTTTTTCCGGTTGGAAGGAAATCGATCCCTCAAAGGAAATTCAAAGCCGCACGGCTTAG
- a CDS encoding saccharopine dehydrogenase family protein — MASKEWLLYGANGYTGELIARRAVSRGMKPVLAGRSPAKIEALAKELRLEYRVFGLDDPEMIKKNVRSFSLVLHCAGPFISTSIPMAEACISQKVHYLDITGEIPVYESLFSLNQSAQEAGILLLPGVGFDIVPTDCVAAALKKKLPSASELELAFVGLTEVSPGTMKSALAQLPHGSKIRKNGELVGVPHLSSSRTISIKDKTYRVYGIPWGDVFTAYISTGIPNIQVFTDIPEGQVKAMKYLKPFLSILKFSFILKLLQLLVGKTVKGPGEETRTNVKTRVWGEARAQSGKSVSLLLECKEGYEFTIESSILAVQKVLNGKGGKGGFRTPSLAFGSDFVLEVPGSKWEFTERKE, encoded by the coding sequence ATGGCTTCGAAAGAATGGTTACTGTATGGGGCAAATGGATATACCGGCGAGTTAATTGCTCGTAGAGCGGTTTCTCGAGGAATGAAGCCGGTTCTCGCCGGCAGAAGTCCCGCAAAAATCGAAGCTCTTGCAAAAGAATTAAGGTTGGAATACAGAGTCTTCGGCCTAGACGATCCAGAGATGATAAAAAAGAACGTTCGTTCATTTTCGCTCGTCCTTCATTGCGCGGGGCCATTCATTTCGACGTCCATTCCGATGGCCGAAGCATGCATCTCTCAAAAAGTTCATTACCTGGACATTACCGGCGAAATTCCGGTTTACGAATCTTTATTCTCTTTAAATCAATCGGCTCAGGAAGCCGGAATCCTACTCTTGCCGGGAGTCGGTTTTGATATAGTGCCGACGGATTGCGTAGCTGCCGCTTTGAAAAAAAAATTACCATCCGCATCCGAGTTGGAGCTTGCTTTCGTCGGCTTGACCGAAGTTTCTCCGGGAACGATGAAAAGCGCCCTCGCTCAGCTTCCGCACGGTTCTAAAATTCGAAAGAACGGAGAACTGGTCGGAGTTCCCCATCTAAGCTCGAGTCGGACGATATCAATCAAAGATAAAACATATCGGGTATACGGAATTCCTTGGGGAGACGTGTTTACGGCCTACATTTCGACGGGCATTCCGAATATCCAGGTGTTCACCGATATTCCCGAAGGACAGGTTAAGGCGATGAAATATCTAAAGCCATTCTTATCCATATTAAAGTTTTCTTTTATACTGAAATTGCTGCAGCTCCTTGTGGGAAAAACCGTAAAAGGGCCGGGAGAAGAAACTAGAACGAACGTGAAGACCCGCGTGTGGGGAGAAGCTCGAGCCCAATCCGGAAAGTCAGTTTCTTTACTATTGGAATGCAAAGAAGGTTACGAGTTCACGATCGAATCTTCGATTCTTGCCGTGCAAAAGGTATTGAACGGGAAGGGTGGAAAAGGAGGCTTTCGTACTCCTAGTCTAGCCTTCGGTTCCGACTTCGTGTTAGAAGTCCCCGGCTCTAAATGGGAATTCACGGAACGGAAAGAGTGA
- the lsa14 gene encoding adhesin Lsa14 gives MNETFFIRNLYKIVLVLFVGSHSFCSGVNILTVTNVESSTHPVVGDSNFLQILSKGNWIFSKQSTVSGIPQQGEVVLSSSSCARSFLGLVGWGDSSLEEVLRRSNIKKIAFVEYTQEAWLSGLLFHSFCTVVSGETVSEKDSSIPKGDDPR, from the coding sequence ATGAACGAGACTTTTTTTATTCGTAATTTATACAAAATCGTTCTCGTTCTATTTGTCGGATCGCATTCTTTTTGTTCCGGTGTGAATATACTTACCGTAACGAACGTGGAATCTTCGACCCATCCGGTCGTAGGAGATTCCAATTTTCTCCAAATTTTATCGAAGGGAAATTGGATTTTCTCCAAGCAATCGACCGTCAGCGGGATTCCACAGCAAGGAGAAGTCGTATTGTCCTCTTCCTCGTGTGCCAGAAGTTTTCTCGGGTTAGTCGGCTGGGGAGATTCCTCCTTGGAGGAGGTTTTGAGACGATCGAATATTAAGAAAATTGCATTCGTGGAATACACTCAGGAGGCATGGCTTTCCGGCCTTTTGTTTCATTCCTTTTGTACTGTCGTAAGCGGGGAAACCGTGTCGGAGAAAGATTCCTCCATTCCGAAAGGGGACGATCCTCGCTGA
- the lsa14 gene encoding adhesin Lsa14 produces MNTKILSILLLSFFIKCTGWNLLSAGSPRIETHPIRGGSNPAQSISRGGFLFFETSTWTGDLSKSEPADFGESCAYSIFSVYAYGDASVEASMRNGNIRDVGFVEFDQIAVLGGTVYQSFCTVVWGRRRAESIRPARSDGEKK; encoded by the coding sequence ATGAATACCAAGATTCTCTCGATTCTGCTTCTTTCCTTTTTCATAAAATGTACCGGATGGAATCTTTTGAGCGCCGGATCTCCAAGAATCGAGACGCATCCGATTCGCGGGGGAAGCAACCCTGCCCAGTCGATTTCGAGAGGAGGGTTTCTCTTTTTCGAAACAAGTACTTGGACGGGAGATCTTTCAAAATCGGAACCGGCCGATTTCGGGGAATCCTGCGCCTATAGCATTTTTTCCGTTTATGCATACGGTGATGCTAGTGTGGAAGCTTCCATGCGGAACGGAAATATTCGGGACGTCGGGTTTGTCGAATTCGATCAGATCGCGGTTTTAGGAGGCACAGTGTACCAATCTTTTTGCACGGTTGTTTGGGGACGACGGAGGGCGGAGTCGATCCGACCGGCGCGTTCCGACGGAGAAAAAAAATGA
- a CDS encoding TRL domain-containing protein, translating to MSQSRKFYVIVRIYLSLFLLSIVAMNCASGPVSGLLYSKTSFPGTINPDVSVRRESRAQGCIHNFLTLFSVGNAGAGEIAFKNGIARISLIDHSSMQILTLLYRNYCTIVIGEKG from the coding sequence ATGAGCCAGTCCCGAAAGTTTTACGTTATAGTCCGAATCTATCTTTCACTATTCCTCCTCTCTATAGTCGCCATGAACTGCGCATCGGGGCCCGTATCCGGTCTACTCTATTCGAAGACTTCATTTCCGGGTACCATCAATCCGGATGTCTCGGTTCGTAGAGAATCGAGAGCCCAGGGTTGTATTCATAATTTCCTGACCCTTTTTTCCGTCGGCAATGCGGGAGCCGGTGAAATCGCATTTAAGAATGGAATTGCCCGGATTTCATTGATCGATCATTCTAGCATGCAAATTCTGACTCTTCTCTATCGAAATTACTGTACGATCGTAATTGGAGAGAAAGGATGA
- a CDS encoding TRL domain-containing protein, with amino-acid sequence MKSSIFRLSFVLLIACASCTSTPEPGWIYTNNKYHLSTDSAGHTVTSARILKKGESCTFGSVLFYFGYYGQQVSLKETLLRSRISKVALVDRSTESYLMGLVYFDCVEVWGE; translated from the coding sequence ATGAAGAGTTCGATTTTCCGTTTATCGTTCGTTTTGCTGATTGCATGCGCTTCCTGCACATCGACGCCGGAACCGGGCTGGATCTATACGAATAATAAGTATCATTTATCGACGGACTCCGCGGGACATACCGTCACTTCGGCTAGGATTTTGAAAAAGGGAGAATCCTGTACTTTCGGATCCGTCCTTTTTTACTTCGGTTATTACGGACAGCAGGTCTCTTTGAAGGAAACTCTCCTTAGGAGCAGGATTTCGAAAGTGGCTTTAGTGGATCGAAGTACCGAAAGCTATCTGATGGGGTTGGTTTATTTCGATTGCGTCGAGGTCTGGGGGGAATGA
- a CDS encoding circularly permuted type 2 ATP-grasp protein: MLLTNYQTDSFYDEMFSPEGGIRQSYHILKSRIEGMDDKELFKRKSSAEKALLSLGITFNVYGDDEEEERIMPFDIIPRIVTAHEWKKLEEGLKQRIRALNLFVQDIYGKEKIIKDGIIPAEIIYSSTGYLKECKGVVPPKGTWIHITGTDLVRDGDGRMLVLEDNLRCPSGVSYVLENREVMKKTFPELFASLSVRPIYDYPIRLRGMLEHISGKPGPNIAVLTPGIYNSAYYEHSFLASKMGVPLVEGTDLTVKDDKLYMRTTHGLKQVDVLYRRIDDIFLDPKVFRKDSLLGVPGIFEAFRKGNVALANAPGTGVADDKVIYSFVPEIIKYYLGEEAIIPNVPTYLCSREKDLKYVRENIANLVVKAANGAGGYGMIIGPVASQTEREEFIKKVNADPRNYIAQPVLSLSRVPTLVEDKLEGRHVDLRPFILYGEDIYVMPGGLTRVALRKGSLVVNSSQGGGSKDTWVMGQG, encoded by the coding sequence ATGCTCCTGACAAACTATCAAACAGATTCGTTTTACGATGAGATGTTCTCGCCCGAAGGCGGGATTCGGCAAAGTTACCATATCCTGAAATCCAGAATCGAGGGAATGGACGACAAGGAGTTGTTCAAACGCAAAAGCTCTGCGGAAAAAGCTCTGCTCTCTTTGGGGATTACGTTTAACGTTTACGGTGATGATGAGGAGGAGGAGAGGATCATGCCTTTCGATATCATTCCCAGAATCGTAACGGCTCACGAGTGGAAAAAATTAGAGGAAGGATTAAAGCAACGAATCCGGGCGCTCAATCTTTTTGTTCAGGATATTTACGGCAAAGAAAAAATCATCAAAGACGGAATCATTCCTGCTGAAATCATTTATAGCAGCACCGGTTACTTAAAGGAATGCAAAGGGGTCGTTCCTCCTAAGGGTACTTGGATTCATATCACGGGGACGGATCTGGTTCGGGACGGAGACGGTAGAATGCTCGTGCTCGAGGATAATCTTCGATGTCCGTCCGGAGTCTCCTACGTATTAGAAAATCGTGAAGTTATGAAAAAGACGTTTCCGGAATTATTCGCAAGTCTTTCCGTTCGTCCGATTTACGATTATCCGATTCGACTGCGCGGTATGCTGGAACATATTTCCGGAAAACCCGGTCCGAATATCGCGGTTTTGACTCCGGGAATCTATAACTCCGCCTATTATGAACACAGCTTTTTAGCCTCCAAGATGGGAGTTCCTCTGGTCGAGGGAACCGATCTGACGGTTAAGGACGATAAACTTTACATGAGGACCACTCATGGATTAAAACAGGTGGATGTTCTTTATCGTAGAATCGACGATATCTTTCTGGATCCGAAGGTATTCCGTAAGGATTCCCTGCTTGGCGTACCCGGGATTTTCGAAGCGTTTAGAAAAGGAAACGTCGCTTTGGCAAACGCGCCGGGTACCGGAGTCGCCGACGACAAGGTAATATATTCTTTCGTGCCCGAAATCATTAAGTATTATCTGGGCGAAGAGGCGATCATTCCGAACGTCCCGACTTATCTTTGTTCGAGGGAAAAGGATCTGAAATATGTCCGCGAGAATATCGCGAATCTAGTCGTAAAAGCTGCGAACGGCGCGGGCGGGTACGGTATGATTATCGGTCCGGTTGCAAGTCAAACGGAACGGGAGGAATTCATTAAAAAGGTGAATGCGGATCCGCGAAATTACATCGCGCAGCCGGTGTTGAGTCTTTCCCGAGTTCCCACTTTGGTGGAGGATAAATTAGAGGGTCGTCACGTCGACTTGCGTCCGTTCATTCTTTATGGAGAAGATATCTATGTGATGCCCGGAGGGTTGACGAGAGTCGCTTTACGAAAAGGATCTTTGGTAGTGAATTCCTCCCAAGGCGGAGGATCCAAAGACACTTGGGTGATGGGTCAAGGATGA